In Erigeron canadensis isolate Cc75 chromosome 8, C_canadensis_v1, whole genome shotgun sequence, the DNA window AACTGCCGCCATCAATGATAAGACTGCATACCTTTTCTTTTATGGTACATCTGGAGTGGAAGATATTCTCTTGCTGAGCCTTGTCAGTAGTCCTTCACCAGCGTGCATCGTTCCTCTAACTACCAACATCTCACCAATATTAGCACCTATATATGTTTCTTCAGCACCATCGTCATCATCGTATACTAGCTCTTCTTCCTAAGTTTCAGCTTCTGGTAAACTTTCTATCTCCCTGATAATCAATGCTTGCTGATTGGGACACTAGGCTTGGAAATGACCATACCTATGGCACTTGAAACATTTCTTCCTTGCTGGTTCTTTTGGGCTGCCAACATCTTTATCTTTTCCCTTTAAGGGTTTGTAACCAGTGTCAGCGACCTTGGGAGTTGCTGCCTTTATAGTGAAAGGAGTCTTAGTAAAAGGCTTGTGCTGGCCTTTTTTCTTAGTTTGCTTCTCTACCTAAAGGGCCATCTTACAAGCACCTTCGTAAGTCCAGATCGACTGTAACTCGACCTTCCCAACAATCAATGGATTAAGTCCACCAATGAATCTGGCTATAGTGTGTTCTTCAGCCTCTTTCACACCAGTACGAATTTTCAGTTGCTCAAACTCTCTGATATATGCAGTGACTTCCTTCATGCCTTGCTTCAGGCTGTTCATCTCAATGTATAGCTCTTGCTTATACGCTTGAGGGACAAATCTCTTCATCATACACTCTTTCAGCTTGGACCATGTTTGAATCTTTTTCTCCCCTGCTCTCTCCCTTTCTTGCTTCATATTCTTATACCAAAGAGAGGCATATTTCTTCAATTTCATTACAGCAATCTTATATCCTTTTTTCTCGTCGTACCCCTTAATTTCAATAATTCTGTCCATGGTTTGAACCCATTCAAAATATTCTTCTAGGTCAGTCGTACCAACAAATTCTGGTTAGTCAACCTTAATATCACTTAAATCGTCTTTAGGCCTCTTAACCCTTCTTCCAGTAACATTCGTTTGGACAGATGATTCATCTGTTCCTTCAGAATCATAAGGAGAATCTTGGGGTTGAGATCCTAATTCACTTGGAACATCATGATCTCTATTCACTCTTACACCTTCCTCAAACAAATTCAAGACTCTACCCATGTGTTGTTAGAGAGCCTCGATCTGTCTATCATGTCTCTCATTAAGAGCTCCTTCTAAATTCATGTTCCTTTTAAAGcccatttttaaacaaaacagAGTATAGgatgaacaaaaataaaatagactTGGAACAAATACTCGATTCAACATGAACAACAAAGGAGTTTTATGAAACCCAATAAACCAAACAAGACCCACggataaaaagattaagaaacctttttggaaacctgtctctgataccaaattGATGTGAAATTTCCGAGCACAGCGGAATGTAAACAGTTAACTTCAACGTAAACAAAAACTAGCACAGCGGAAATTAGTATTTTTGTAAAGATTTTCTGATTTATAAGACAAACAACCGAACAAGACAATAAATGCAAAGATAGATAAGAATCTAATACTTGATTCGTAAAGGAAACGAGCCACCAGAATCAAATAAtagaaacactccaacccaccactataaTATACAAAGGACAACCACCAAGATTATAATTAAAGGATTTGAAGATTTAAAGATCTCACCCCTAAAATTGTTAAAGGATTAACCACCACAATTAAAggtaaagggatcactccaaacaccaaaataaataatgatttataaaggTAAAATGAAGATTTGATAAGAAAAGGAAAGGgttcttttcatttcattaaataaatctaataattgTCTTCCAATGATAATTATTGCCCCTATTTATAGCCACAAGCTATTGCTTAGGAATCATcgaaatatatatcaaaaataataaaactgtAGCACATGGGAAAAGGACAATCAGTCAATGGGAGGGGAGACAAGTGTTGTACCCTGCCTCAGGAAATATTCCTTTTATCTGATATGGTCCTCACAAACCATTAGAAAACGTTATTCTCTTACACACATCCTTATCCAAGACCTTCTAGAACTTGTGACGTGATAGCTTTTATTGAATAAAATAACTTCTTGACTCAATGAAATTCTACTGGGGTTGTTGCTGGTGGGCACTGACGGGTGTCACTCGCTGATGCTATCCACTGATGAGTTCCGCTGATCCTGGAGGGACTTGCCACTAGAGCAAAGTAACAATTGGAGGTTGCTCATCAGTGAGGACTTGTCCATAATGGGCTATGGCTGGCAAGATGAGCATAGCTTGCTCTGGAGACATCTTCAGTCCACTACTCCTGTCAGTTGATGGTCGCTGCTTGACAGTTCAGCAACTTTCTCCAATTCGCTAGAGCTGGTCAGTTCAGCGAGTGGGACTATTTTCACATCACCACCCTATCACACATTCCCATCTCTCTTTTCCCTCTCTTGCTGCAGACTGGTAGATTCGTTTGTTTTTGTCCTCTCTTTGGTTCGATTTTGGTTTCTGGTGGTGGTTTTCCGAAGTTGTAACAGTCACAAAGAGGATCGGTGGTGGTGGTTTCCGGTGGTGTAACAGTTACAAAgaagattggtggtggtggtttccGATGGTGGTGACGAAAAGCATCATTGATGGGTTGAAGTCTTTGTGACTGTGAGTATGTAACTACCCCTTTAATGAGTGAAAATGACAATCAAAAACAACTAAATTGCATGATGGTAGAAGTAATTAGTTGCTTGTGAAGGTGAAATGGCCTGAGAAAAGGTGTGATTGATTTTTAGAGGGTGGTGTATGTGTGGTAGGTTAGGTGTGATGTTTGAGGGTTAAACATTGGGTAAAAAGAATCTGTATATGGATAGTCTATTTAATTCAAGGGTATGATATCTATTTAGTTATTTTCCAGTATATggataaaaaaaagtgtaaatatcgTCACCCGTGAAAGAAAGGGGATGGTGTTTTACATGCAAATGACTAAAATACCGTCATGTGGTATGCACGTGTGGGGGTTAACGGAGGGTAACAAACGCCTGTTAAGGGGAGGGATATGTAATAAAGCAAAAAGTCACCATAGTGGTATGTAGTGATACAGAAAAACGAGAGGGGCGAAACTTAATAATATGATATATCCCAGGGGTATGTAATGATATTTTCTCCTCTTTTTataactagttaatcaacccgggttcaacccgggcatattaattaaaattttaaaatatattaaaatatatatatatatctcccaATAAATATAAACCAGCCACctaaaatcaaattataattaagttagaacccttggatgaaaaaGGAGCCTATCTTCTGTCCGTTAGATTAACTTTTATACATTTACACGCTGAATGTCGACATTCCTTAGCCAATTAATTCCACCTTCAATATTCAATTAATCAATTTCAAGATaactattaataaataataatttactGATTATTAAATATCATCTTGAAGAAACTTACGTTCCCGAACTTCAATTCATCCATCTTTGTAAGAAGTTTACCTACTTTTTATCAAAACAATATGAAATCTATTAGCCCTAGAAACACTAATTGATCCTATCCATCAATATTTAGAACAAATAACTTAAATCGAATTAAGGGAATTCTTCATATCCTTCAGTATTATATGGTGCTCCATTCTCCTGAAAAATTCATGGTATTTTCTTCTGGCAAACTCAGGTAAGTTTTCTTGAATTTTTCCATCAATCTACACAATATAAGCACACATATGTTCAATAATATTGTTGGtttcaatttaatttttttttttgtcaatcaTTATTTTCAATTCAAGAGTTTTGTcccctttttttaatatattttttggtcAAAGCTATATATCTTGATTCATTTGATACATATCTTATATGATTTATCAATTGattttctctatttttattttatttattgtttatattgaACATTTATTCTTGGTTAATATAAGTAATTAGTAATGGGGAAGATTTTTTttgtgtaatatatatttagaaaaaatatggacttttttttttacttacaaATTCTAGCCGGGTTTTGTTTTCTTGCTTACCTTTTTCTGTTATAAAATTGTAAGTAATTTAGGTAATTAGTAATGACGAAGATTTTTCCAGTGTATTATAcatgaagaaaaaaatatggacttctttttgactttcaaagtacaacctttttattaaatcttcaaaattttTGCAATATATTGGTAATTAATAAACCATATTTTATCATCTTATTGATCCCTATATATTTGAACGAATTTGTTAATCGATTCACAACTACTTCCGTTTGCTTTCTTTTATACTAAAATTTTCTTCTCTGCTTCATACTCTCTTTTAACTAATGGCTGACCAAATCATCTATGATAATGTAGCTAATGTTGATGCTACCAAAGAATCCTGAAACATTAGGGTTAAGGTTTTGTTGAGATGGAAACAGAACTACAAAAACAATCCTAATGTCGTCTCGAGCATAGAAATGATATTGATGGATCAGCAGGTATTTATATTGtctctataatatattttttgatttatgttaCTGTTGGTCATAGTATTGTtattttgtgtttatattacTGTTAGTTATATTACTAatcatattaataaattattgtTTGTGAAAttcattgtatatatgttttcggtatattcatatgtgaatgaattTTTAGGGTGCTAAGATACAGGCCTCGATAAAAAAGAAGCTAATCTCCGATTTTAAAAATGTCATGGAAGAAGGAACAGTAAGAGTCATAAGTGATTTTGCAGTGGGTTCCAATTCTAGAAGCTATATGTTGGTCAATCATCCGTTCAAGCTTAACTTTTATAAGACAACAAAGGTCAAAGTTTCGGATGATTTTGCTGAGATCATCAATCCATATGTCTTTCCAAGCTTCGGTGATTTGCTTATGAGAAATCTGGATATGCGTGTTgcttttggtattttgtttatttttatcgaTTTGAATTTACtcataatattgtttttatatcatttaatcATGCGATCTTTGGTGTAGATATCGTTGGTTTGGTAGTTTCTATTGATCCTATGCATGTCACTCAGGAGGATGGGAGGGAAAAGCAAAAATGATGCTACGGCTTCAAGACCTAACGTATTTCTCAATTAAactttaattgtatatatgtgttatatatatatacacatatatttgtatgcatatccATATATTAATTAGCTAATATAATGTGTAGTGGTCAGAAAATTTCATGTGCTTTATGGGACTCTTATGCTGTGAAGATGAACAAACACATATCAGAAAATAATTCTGATTCACCTGTTGTCGTCTTTCTACAGATGGCCAAGTTGAAAGAGTGGGGTGGTATGTCTTACAAActattgtctatatatataaccttataTATATGGCTATGCATTTTACTATTAATTCAATCTTAGAACAATTTACTTTATACGGAATTAATTTCATTGCTAATTTACaacattttgtatttttaggaATGCCTCAAGTCAGTAACCGTTTGTTTGGCACCAGACTACATATCAATGATGCCGTCGGTCCTATTGTAAGCTTTCAAGAAAGGTATTTTAATATAGTCCTAAAATTCTTATATTAGTAGTTCACTATAGTCTATAATAGGACGCTAACATCGCTTCCTTTAACATCACCTTAGGTTGAAGGATATGGATATGGCTGGTGAATCTTCCAACAGGACAACACAGCTTACTGCCACCACTGTTGTGGCAAAACCTGCTGATTACTACCTTCAATACCAAATTGCTACCATTGATGAGATTCCTGACCATAACAAGGTTAGCTAAGCCTTATCTATTCATCTTAAATGAAGTTTAAACTGTAATAATTAAGAAAGTTTTAGGCTCATATTTTTGGTTTGCACTCCTGTTTGGTTTTAATGTATTTAAGTTTAAATGTGTGTGGATTAGGAAATTGGTTTAACTATCGTTGGAACTATTATCAATATTCAAGTTGAAGAAGGTTGGTATTACTGGGCATGTCGTCCTTGTGACAAGATTGTTACACGAAATGATGTAGCTGTTGATGGTCATCCTTTTAATTGTGGAAAATGTGGTGATGTTTCAGATGTATTTGGAAAGTAAGTATCATGTATAGCTTCAAGCATgtcatttattaaatatactCATTTCATTAAACGGACATAACTAATTGCATTCATTTGGTATGTTATATATAGGGTGAGAGTCATCATCCGAGTGCAAGATTCAACTGGCTCATCATCGTTTGTTTTATTTGGTCGTCTTATTCAGAAACTGATCAACCGTAGCGAAGCGTGGCTAATGGATAAGATAGCCAAGGTttcgtattattattttttatattatatttatatactgaATTTTTAGAATCTGTTTAGATATATCGTAGTCTAACTAATATTCTGACATTGTGCAACAATTTAGGATCAAGGCAAACAAATTGTGCCCGAGGAGATTAACATGCTGCTCAACAGGAGGTTTGTGTTCAAAATTCAGATCTGAATGATCAATTTGGAAAACGAGTATCCAAACTACACTGTTCATAAATGTACCGATGATGGAAGTGTGATTGATGATATTTCCAAACGCGCCCATGCAAATGAAGAAGGGCATGTTAATGATGATGGAACTCCGATTAACAAGGATAGTAAGGTGAATTTGATGTgacattattcttttttttttgcatggCTGTAACTATCTTACACTGTAATATGCATGTTTTGGTTTGACAGCTAAAGCATGTTGATATAACTGGTGACAACATGCGGGTCATTGATCTAGATGCTTCCACACCTGCAACAAATGCTGGAAAGCGCCCAATCGTTATGGTTGAAGAATCTGGTGAATATGATTGCTCCTCCTCCAAGGCTATAGCCCCTCTTGAAAGTCTCAAGATACCCAAGATAGAGAAGCTCGATTAGTCAGCTCTGTCCATTGTTTTTTTTCCCTGGTTTAATAATCATGTCACAATTAGATGGCATAGTATTTTCTATGCTATGGATGTTTGCTTTTTGGATTGCTAGACAATTTCTATtcgttttatgttttgttatttgaaactttatatatctataacacGATGGTTTTCCGTGTTAATGAATAAAATTTCCTTTTCTAATCAATGTATTTTGTGGATTTCATCATTGTTGCTATATcagattttatattatatttagcaCCTGACTTCAAAATGTGTTGCGAAATAGCCTTCTGTGACTTATTTTTGCCAATAACCCAACTGATTTAAAGATATACTATATCgttttttgaaattattttaGGTTTTGGATTTCTACTCATTATATATTGCAGTTGCAGTTGGAGTTGCAGATTTAGTGAAACTTGAAGGAAGTATATCTGGTCTCTTTTAAATTACAATCCTTACTAAAGAGATCACCAGTTTACAcctattacccaacccacccaaaATACCATCTCTAATAAAGTGCACCCAAGATTGTCAAAATGATTAGCAACCTGACTTTCATTGGTAAGTAGTTCCTTTTACaatgttttaatatgaaaattcgGTTATTATATACGCTAAAGGTTGCAAAACTATGTTGTAGTAGAGCACCAATGATGTTGAAAGACGAGAATTTGCAGTGGAGATGGCAAATTTATTGTAGCTTGTATGTGGTGAGTTCCTTTTttccatctatcaccatcattTTTTTCACACATTTTCATGCCACACATTAATATTTGACAGAAAGATTATTGTTAGGAAACTATACAACTTATAACtcttaataataatcaaaacatgTTACACTCACATGCAACTTGGTCATTTACCCCCTCATTGGATTGACCGTCCATTTTACATTATTCATAGTTATTATAGCAAAATCAATTAATGTCAAATAATTGTTTTAACAAATcttaaattaaatgattatatattttgttttccaTCTATATTGGagccattcaaaaaaaaaagtatgctaTACTTGGAAACAAATCTGCTATATATTTCTTATATCTGCTAGCTATTCAATGAATCTTTTTCTTAAAGCACGTATATGTTCCCtccattttctaaattttcaatatattcaTAATTCGTAATTCCCGCCTTGGGCTATCTTATTAATAGTATGTATTCATTACAGAGATTGTATTTCCTTTCCTACTGTAttagacaatatatatattcgtGTTACGATAGTCACCACACtctacaatatttatttatatgcagcagaaataaataaattgaagtATGGATGTCGCTGAGTCTTCATCTAAAAGAACAAAACCAAAGGTTCAGGCCAACGTGAGGTTTCCTGGTAATGATTTCCGAAGCAACACAACCCCGCAACCTGATCATATTTCTTGCAATTCATCAGACCGTGCCACACCGTCAAAAAACACTCCT includes these proteins:
- the LOC122610372 gene encoding uncharacterized protein LOC122610372, producing the protein MILMDQQGAKIQASIKKKLISDFKNVMEEGTVRVISDFAVGSNSRSYMLVNHPFKLNFYKTTKVKVSDDFAEIINPYVFPSFGDLLMRNLDMRVAFDIVGLVVSIDPMHVTQEDGREKQK
- the LOC122610373 gene encoding uncharacterized protein LOC122610373, whose product is MCSGQKISCALWDSYAVKMNKHISENNSDSPVVVFLQMAKLKEWGGMPQVSNRLFGTRLHINDAVGPIVSFQERLKDMDMAGESSNRTTQLTATTVVAKPADYYLQYQIATIDEIPDHNKEIGLTIVGTIINIQVEEGWYYWACRPCDKIVTRNDVAVDGHPFNCGKCGDVSDVFGKVRVIIRVQDSTGSSSFVLFGRLIQKLINRSEAWLMDKIAKDQGKQIVPEEINMLLNRSVIDDISKRAHANEEGHVNDDGTPINKDSKLKHVDITGDNMRVIDLDASTPATNAGKRPIVMVEESGEYDCSSSKAIAPLESLKIPKIEKLD